From one Amphiura filiformis chromosome 13, Afil_fr2py, whole genome shotgun sequence genomic stretch:
- the LOC140168655 gene encoding uncharacterized protein, which yields MTRIQCLLHVLVITAVAVSSQDPTTREPMEYITECFRGPDIIVRRNTGLQLGGSNVNIYVFQTDEISCNGLLTTWKFYPLLAHAIKLLVLRPIGGEYKVVGVNDIPRESVTLGMANEYEVPELSRIAVEAGDVLGLVNCLSATSTCGHGIYLDHNASSRQFSYKPLGTITDATVDYTFVATQYVNLTFSVSATIVSDNIVTASPHPFTSPEDNVVTASPHPFTSPEVYSIENVAYEIREGTDSGELTVYVSRVGTGTGCVREYTFKSVCPIVSCLQ from the exons ATGACGAGGATTCAATGTTTGCTGCATGTGTTGGTGATTACTGCCGTAGCTGTAAGCT CACAAGATCCAACCACACGGGAACCTATGGAATATATAACAG AGTGTTTCCGTGGACCAGATATCATTGTGCGTCGTAACACAGGATTGCAATTAGGTGGCTCGAACGTAAATATTTATGTGTTCCAGACTGACGAAATATCGTGTAATGGACTTCTAACAACATGGAAGTTTTATCCATTACTAGCGCATGCTATCAAACTATTAGTTCTTCGACCAATCGGAGGCGAGTACAAAGTCGTCGGTGTTAATGATATTCCTCGGGAATCTGTGACACTTGGTATGGCTAATGAATACGAAGTACCAGAATTGTCTCGTATTGCAGTTGAAGCAGGAGATGTTCTCGGTTTAGTGAATTGCCTTTCAGCTACTTCCACGTGTGGCCATGGAATATATCTTGACCACAATGCTAGTAGTCGTCAGTTCTCTTACAAACCACTCGGAACCATAACCGATGCAACAGTAGATTACACATTTGTTGCAACACAATATGTCAATCTTACTTTTTCCGTTTCAGCTACAATAGTATCAG ATAATATCGTTACAGCATCACCACATCCTTTTACTTCTCCTGAAG ATAATGTCGTTACAGCATCACCGCATCCTTTTACTTCTCCTGAAG TGTACTCAATAGAGAATGTTGCATACGAAATTCGCGAGGGTACTGATAGCGGAGAACTCACTGTTTACGTCTCCAGAGTAGGGACCGGTACAGGATGTGTTCGTGAGTATACATTCAAGAGTGTTTGCCCTATTGTTTCCTgcctacaataa